GAAAGTCACAGTGCAAAAATTCATGAGAAAGCCAACTAAGGGAATCAAAATCCCGAGAGGCTTTCCTTTGGCATAAGTAAATATTTAGGGAAGGGTAGTGAGCAATCAAGGAGATCTTTCCTTTAAAAGTGAATCACCAAATCCCACTCAGCGTGAAGCATGTGCACATGCTATAGGCAAATGCTCGTGAGCTCACCCAGCCAGGTCACCAACCGGGCCATTTTGGGAAGGCACAAggattctcctcctcctctgcagctcttcATTCTGCTGGCATCTGGCAGAAGGTGCAGTGCCCACCGGACTGACACAATGCTCCGGCAATGCCGGTTTGCTCCTGGACGTCTTGACTGGGGTCCTTCTGCAATGGGGGATGAAACCAAAGCGGTAACTAGGTTCTCCTCAAGGACACAAGGACCTTATTCCATAATAGCAAAATCCTGTTAAAGACCCTCTTCTGCAGCTAAAGCCTTCCCCGTGTCACTTCTGTAGCATCATTAGAAGTTGCTCAGGTGTGAAACAGCCAGCCCTCTGTCCGTCCCAGCTGCTGAAGGTTGTCTGTGCCCGTGGGCAGGAAAGGGGGAGCTGGAGAGTGTTGGGCTGTCCCATGGGAACAGAGGTGCTGAGAAGAGGTTTGTGCAAGCCCTAGAAGCAACAACTCAACCCTAACAGCAATAAGGGCTGCTCAGAGCTGGGGGAGAGCATGCAGTGTCCTGGCTGTGCTCATGCCACCACAGCTGGCAGGAGTTTTGGTATATCTTGCTCAGCTTAGTTGATTCTTAGAGCAAAATCCACCCTGTCAGAGATCTACCCTCCAGTCTGACTCAAGCCTTATGCCTAGTGAATGCAGCAGTAAGGTTTTATCACTTGAAATATTAGGACTAGAGTGCTACCAGGGACATAAACACCCAGCTGCTCTCCAAGCATTTACCTGGGCCCCGGCATCAGCCATATAAAACACCTCCTGGTTGCTTGGAGAGATGTTCTGGATGGTCTTGGTCCATTTACTAACACCTTAGTCCTCTGCCATTGTCAGATGGTGCAGCACTATGTGTATTAGCACCTTGTGtgaaaacacagtggaaaatttAATTGGAGCGTGCAGAACCAGTGGGTACCAACAATGTGTGTGCAGCCACTGACGGCTAAAGGAGCCCAAAACAGGTGAAAACAGACCAGAGCTACACATTATGCACAGTAAAAAGGATCTCGTGGGCAAGTGGGAGTAATTTAGCACCATTCAGGTCTAAACTCTGGTCTCTCTGGTATGCCAGGAATGATGCATCACCTGTGGGACACCAGCATTACCGGGAGCAACAGTATCTGCTATGAAAGGGCACCACGGTGAGTTCGGAAAGTTTCGCCAACAAGAAGTATATAATTCCTCAGAATTTTGACAAACAGACTCAGCACAGTTTCAAGTGGGGTTTATTTACAGTAATTGCAATTTCCACAAAACTTACTAGCGAGTGTCAGTAAATTACACAGTACGTACAAGAACCTTTTTCTATTCAGCAACCACATATCTTGCACAGAAGGTTTTCTTTTACTGATAAGGCAGAAAATATCACCTCAAAAGGAAACACAGGTTTCTAAGGCCTGACATACCTGCTAGGAGCTATTCTTGGAAGCATTTCTCACTCTGTACACCTCGTTTCAGGCAGAGCAATTAGCAGCTGCCGTCACGTAAGACTGAGCCCAGATTTATGAGCATCAACTGCTCTACACCAGAGCCGTTCCAGCGGGCACTCAAAACTCAGGAATGTATATTCCCTATACGAAAATTTTATAACTTAAACAATGCTTTTATTAAATGATCATAGCTTATGTCTGCTAGCAAGAGGAACCCTCTTAGACTTTGCCTTGGAGAGCATCCTTTGACAGAAGTCAGCTAAGGGGGTGCTACGCTGATTTGATCAAACCCAGTGTTTCCATCTTCAATGCAAGATGTGTACATGGACCTGGCCAGGAAAATACTCAGTGTTTGATCGACCAGAGCTGCAATCAGTCAGGAACTGCACTGATACAGTACATTATTTGCCCGTTCGCTGCTGGTGTGTGCAATGGCCCAACAGGTTCGTTAACCCCGGTCGTTGGTGGGTCGTTAGTGCCTTCTGCTCTCTAACCAGATTTCTCTATCCAGTCTAGTAGGATGTCCAGCTCGCCCAGGGATTTAATCGCTGCAGATGTGACATTCAGCTGAAATGATATAAAGGATTAAGTTGTAGGTAAATATAGCAACTACAGCTGAATGTAAAGAGAATCTGAATATCTGCATTAATTAGTAGACGTAGTCATCAACTTACCCCTTCGTAGTTTGCAAGTATTTGCTTAAATTTCTCAGCAGATTCCTGTCCACACAGGCACTTATTCTgctcatgctaaaaaaaaataagatagaaTTCATTAGTTTGGGACGttcacttttagaaataaaagatcAGTTTCTAATTATGTTGGAAATTACTGTATAGACTGAGACCTTAAACTCTGGAAAAGGCTGCAGGTCTTTAAATCAGACTTGAGTTTACTTTGAACGGCAGAGGGACAGGATAAATATCATTCTTGAGAACTGACGTGGGAGGGGGCTGATgagtggcaagtataaaaatttCTCAGCGGACATACTCACTCTTCACATCATGCTTCTTCGTAATCTTGTTAAAACCACTTTTATAAATAAAGATTTTGGGACTTTATAAAATGCTTAGGTTTATTTATATACCAAATACTAACAGATGGAAGGAAGCTGTAGCAATACCCAAGACTTACACACTGCCCGAGTTTCCTCTTCATGCTGAGGAAGGAGTTGGCGATGCTGCTGATTTTTCGGTTGACGAACGAATCCTCCGTCTTGCAGTGTTTGAAGACTTTGTCCACGTAGAAGTTGAAGAGCTGATGGGTGATGCAGCATCTATCTAATGGCTTAAGGaatgaatttcatttttaaaaggtcttCCAAAGTGCTTTAAAACAGTTGTCACCAGCTTTTTTGCCCTCCTCTAGAATAAACCACCTCTAACACCAAGCACGGTAGCCAAGCACAGCAGGATGTTTTGACTCATATAAAGCTTTTACAGTGGTGCTTGATGTAAATTGATAATATATATAGGAAGCTACTTTAGACTGATTTTCCAAGACATCCATCCCCAGCAAGTCTCACTGAGCCAACAAAATAATTAGCTGACTTTGTAGCTGGGTGTTAGATGCTGAGACCTGAAGATGTGGCCCACATCTAGAGCCTTAGAGTGTAAGAGAGCCACAAAATAGTTATTTATATTTCACCTCCCAAGATCACATTCACCTGCTTTTGGATTCTCTAATAGCTTTCCACCCAGATCCTGATTCACCTCGCTATGCCTCCACCGACCGAGGTGGTGAGGAGCCCCAGCTAAAGCTCCTGCAAATGGAGCACCACGTGCAGCAATGAAAAAAGTAAATGCCTCTGCCCACCATTTCTGGAAAGAGAGTCAGGGTGAAATCCCAGTGCAGGAACCGGCAGTGGGTCACCCACCTCTTCTCGCCTACGTGATCCACATCACTTTATCCTCCCTGACCTGCGCTGTCTGCCAGCATCTGGGTTTTGCAGGAACTTAGAAGAAGTCGTGGTATTGAATGACTTCCCCAAACGCCCCGAGGTGGtgcacctcctgcctgctgctaGGATGCACCTGGTCAAAATTATTCAAGCTGGAGAGAGGGTAAGGACACCTACCTTAACCTTGTGCAGAGAATGTGGATGAGACAAGATGCTGAGGGTCCTGATGGGGTCTCTGGCTTGCTGAATGGGAGGAGATAGAGATGGTGATGGACCTCCAGAGGAGCTTCAGGAGCAGTCCACTGAGGAGTTTCCCCAGCTCCACAAGAGCCCACAGCGATACTTACGATGTTGGCTTTAATTGCCGTGAAACCAGACCTAATCTCGGTCACACTCATTGAAACCCTGCAGGGTCCGAAGTGGAAGATTTTGTTCCCTGCTGTCGGCATCGAATTCAAGCAGCAGGACACGGAGAAGAGGCAGAGGAACAAGTGGGATCCCTTCATGCTGCTGCCTGGGAGACCTGTTCAAGGAAGACAATATTGCCTCGCTATTTTTCCTAAATAATACAGTTATAATGCTTATGAAAATATAGGTATTTTATATAGAACTTGTATCTGTCCACTTGtattaaacccccccccccactgatTAGTATCTCTTACCCATTTCTTCTTGACCACCCatgggcaagagaaaaaaaatcaaatacaaacaAATATTTAACAGAAGGTCCcaaaataagtaaaaagaaaaataaagaaaaagaaaaaaatgctagtaAAAGACTGCAGGTAAATAGACAAAGTCCTTCTGaaaatttttcagcagaaaaacaaatacagttaaattaaatttttaaaagtctactgactcagaagcagcaggaggtaaCTGTCACTGAAAGCAGCAGATCCCAAGGTCTGAtcacaaaagaaaatgctttctctcAGAAAGAGCATACTTCAAATACATGTTTTGTTAGCACTGAAAATTAAGGTTATTAATGGAAAAAATCCTTTTAGAGACACCTTATAGGAATACAAGGAAATATGCAGGAGTGTATAGAGTGAAAGGATAAAGTCAGTATTTTACCTTGTTCTTTGATGTGGGTTCACCTGTCTCGTCGATGTCTGACCTGAAGAGCTCCGAAGAACACGTTTTTATCCAGGTATCGGGAGGAAATAACTCTTGGATTAACTTTTgggatttttcttgcttttcccagCATGTATTTCCCTTTGTAATTTACTGAATTAATGAGCGAGTGAAAGGGACCAGCTCTCTCACCCAAAGGTGTTTCCCTCACGCACGGAGGCGGGAAATCTTGGCATCGCTGCATCATTTTGCATTCCGGAAGAGGGACACGAGCAAAAGGAGGGACCATCATGGGGGTTACATGGAGCCACACTGCCAAGCCCCCCCCGTAGAGGGGCTGTTCCCAGCTCCCGCGGAGGTGTTGGGATGCTGGAAGCCGGGTGGCATCACTCCCTCCAGGGATGCCAGTGGTCCAAACCCCCCGTGGGTGCTGGCAATGCGACATGGGGCGCCAGTAAAAGGTGCGCGACTCAGAAAGTTGGCAAGACCTTTCTCCATCACTGTCCTGGCACTCAGGGCCTTCACCCACCGGGTACGGGGGACCCTGCTCTCAGCCTGGCTCCTCAGGTGGGTGGACAATTATCTCCATTGTCACGTCCCTGGTATTTGGAGATCTGAGATGCCCAGGAATGAGAGGGTTTTGGTACACAGCACCCACCTCAGTGCCAGAAGAAGTCACTTGGTTTTCAGGAGCATGGGTGACTTAGGTCATCATTACGCACAGCCCAAAGCTCCCACCCTGCAGAAGGACAGAAATTTCACTCAGATCTTTAGAAGTCCACCAGcccaggggcagaagggaagttTTACCCACCAACAAAGACTTTGACTGCAAAGTCTATGATTACCCTGCCAGCATTAGCTGCTGAGCAAAATTGATGCAGCCAAGGTCCTCAAGCAGACCAGGCATGTTCTCACACCAACCTTTCAGACCCAGACTCTCCCTGGGGAACCAGGGTTTGCCAGCTGGGGCACGCTGTCACATGAATGTGGTGGCACTGGTGCAAAACCCAGGCTGGTTCTCCGTGCTGTGGGCTCCAAGGctagtttggttgttttggtaACCCCTCTGGAGAGAGCTCAGTCTAGTCTACAAACAAAATAGAGCAGTTAAAAAATCTTCTTGGATGACTTGTACCCAGTAGGGAAGGTTGGGTGGAATTTGGTGACATGGAGTTGGCAAAGACACCCCTCTAATCCCACAGCCAACCTCCGGAGCAGCCACGATGCTCTGGGTGAGAGCAGCAGCCTGAGCCTGTTGCAATGCAGGTATGGCTTGTGTGCCACTGCCTGTGGGCCAGGGCTGTTCTATAAAGTTTTGCTGGATGAGTAATTTATTGATAACCAAGCTCAATCTTGAGCGTATTTCCGTCATCGGGGAAGACTAGGCAAATAGACTGTATGCCCAGGCTAGTCGTAGCATTGCATCCAGCTGAAACTGCCCTGAATGCACCAAATGCGCCTCCCTCAGCACCGTAAACTGTAAAACAGCCAACAGGCAGGTCCAAATCCGCAGCAGGTTGCATTTGCCCTTGCTGAGGTGTTGGAAGGATCCTCAGCAGCACGAGGCTGGTAATCTCTGCCCAattcccagctgctgcctgcaatTGCAGCAAAAATTTCGCTTGGAGGAGAGGAAGCGGCACCAGCAGCGTTCCCAGGGAGCCCGGTGCACACCCTTAGTGAGGAAATGAGGGAAGAGGCAATGAGGTCTTACTTAATTATGTAAATTGCAGATGAGAAGaagggatttctttctttctttttttgttttttttccttttggtaacTGAAGTGACGCTAAAGACAGGTCAGCCAAATGCCAGCAGGCAAGAAACAGTCATGGGTTAAAGATTGCCAGCCAAGATGATGGAGGAAAGATGCTGGGATGGAAAGGGGAATAGGAAGGAAATCGGGGTCCGGGACCTTGCTCCATTACAGACCCCTGCATGGCCCTGGGTGGGCGTCCCTTGGACTTGCTGTCCTGTCACCGACCATTGCAAAGCAGAGGTAATAGCGTGACCCTCACTGCACGGGCAAAGGAGGGGAATAACCATGTCAAAGATGGGAAGACAATCCAgagacttaaaaattaaaaattattagcaACATGTGCAACGATGGCAATTGATTACCCCAAGCGTTGGACCCACGGGAGGTCTGAAACCCTCGTTTTTCAGAGCAGATGGGGTGGCATCAGCAGGGATATGTTGGCATGCGTTGGATCAAGTCCTGATGGAAGCGAATCACCCAGGCTTGGCTTTCCCCGGGCAGCTTAAGGGAGGCCCCCGGCGACCTGCCAGCTGCAGCAACAGGAAAATATCCTCAATAAAAAACAGCATGCCGCTTCTCGTGTGctctgggaaggaagaggaaaaggagaaataggGATTTCTGAAACCCAGCAGCATGACAATGCAGATGAGCTCAGATGGTAAAATGGGAACTGACTCCCCCAGGCGCTCCCGGAATAATTAAGCCTTTCGCGTACGGCAGCACTGGGGAGCGCGCTGGGAGCGGGGAAGTGGTCCTTCCCCCGGGAACCCGGCCAGGCAGCTCCCAGCTAACGGAGGAGGGCTCCTCCCTGGGGATTTTATGGTAGGCACGTTGTAACAGGGCTCACTAGAAGTAGTTTCGGCCCGAATACCAAGCAAAGGCAGCGGAGAGGGTTGTTCGCCAGCTGCCACCATGCTAGGGAATTAAAAACTAAGCCCCGTGTATCATTAGCTTGCCTGAGAAACCGTTTATACAGAGTCCGTGATGAGCAGCACAACCCCCGCACGTCTCACATCTGCATTCAACTTGGAAAGGCACGAAATGGGCCGGCTGAAGGGAACAGCCTGGAAAACAGCCCTCGGAGCAGCCTAATGGACCACTCTGGCTCTCGGCAGCTCCCACTGCGGCCAGGACGATGCTCAGCCTCACCCTGCCGAGCAGACGGCCATGGTCACATCCCTGCCACCGCGCTGAGCAGGCATCACCGCAACAGTGACGGAAACAATGCAATAGCAGCAGAAAGCACCAGCTGGCTGCAGACAAATGGCTTGTCGAAATGACTAACAGAGCAGAGGTTCCCGGTGAGCCCCAGAGCACGACCGGAGACGAGACACCTACTCACCGGTGGCCGGTTACGTCGGGGAAACTCAGCAGCAGCTCCATACTGGGGCTGGAGAGCTGTGCCCTGAGTTACTGCAGTCCCGCTCGGTGTGAGCCACTGCTGACCCAACTTTATTCATTTCAAATAGCcaaaattttttgttttatcctaaaaaaaaaaaaaaaaaataaccaagctGTTCGGATCTGGAGGAGCCATACAGTCAAGAACTGACCACAGGCACATGTTAACACTGGGTTTCCAGTAAAGCATTTCAGAGTGATAAGGTACCAGTTTCAATAGTGTTTTTCAATGTAGTTTCATGATATAAAGAAGATCTGATAATACTTTACAGACCATTCTTGGTTTGCCATTCTTTGTCATTACTCATATTTCACAGCAGCTTTAGGTACACCAGCATTTCAGATATGAGGCCGATAATGGTTTGCACACAGATCCCCAGACCTAGACAATGTGAATGACAGACATGCCTCcagtaattttaataaaagaaaaattgagacTTAATAATACAGTCCAACAACGATGTCTGAACTCAGGAACCTGACATCCATCAGGAAAATGATCTGCAAAAACCAACTCATCTACTTGAAACAAAAACACTTGTAGGATATTACATCTCTCCTGGTAATACCGTAGCTCACCAAAACCCCTGCCAAAGGAATGTAATTCAGTTTCCATGGGCAGAAGAACGTGTT
This portion of the Numenius arquata chromosome 24, bNumArq3.hap1.1, whole genome shotgun sequence genome encodes:
- the LOC141475260 gene encoding interleukin-20-like, whose amino-acid sequence is MKGSHLFLCLFSVSCCLNSMPTAGNKIFHFGPCRVSMSVTEIRSGFTAIKANIQARDPIRTLSILSHPHSLHKVKPLDRCCITHQLFNFYVDKVFKHCKTEDSFVNRKISSIANSFLSMKRKLGQCHEQNKCLCGQESAEKFKQILANYEGLNVTSAAIKSLGELDILLDWIEKSG